In the genome of Caulobacter flavus, the window CAGCCGACAGGCCGGCGACCTCGCCCAGGAACTTGCCGCGATAGCGGTTGCTGATCCGGGCGTTGAAGCCGTTGTTCTCGTAGTAGAACGTGGTGTTGACCACCTTCTTCGACAGGCCGGGCATGTCGATCGGGTCCATGTCGTCCTCAAGCTTCACTTCGCTGTCGGTCAGCGAGGCGCTGAACTGCAGGCCGAAGTGGCGCAGGGGCTCCCACAGCAGGTCGCCCTGCAGCGAGGTCGAGAACTCGACGCCGCGGATGTAGCCGCCCTTGCCGTTGTCGGGACCGGTGACCAGGCCGACCGTGGTGCCCAGCTGCTGCTGCTGGGTGGGGGTCAGCAGGTAGGTGAAGGCCGCGAAGTCCTTGTAGCTCGAGGAGTTCGAGTTCACGTAGTTCGACAGCTTCTTGTAGTAGGCGGCCACCGAGACGTAGGCCGAGCGGCCGAAGTACTTCTCCAGCGAGACGTCGATGCCGTCCGAGATATACGGGCGCAGGCGCGGGTTGCCGCCGTTGGCGCTGAAGTACGACTGGCTCGGGTTGGTCGAGGTCAGATAGGCCGGGTTCTGGTTGAACGACTGGCTGGCGCGCAGTTCGTCCATCCGGGCGCGGGCCAGGGTGCGGGCCAGGCCGACGCGCAGCAGGGTCTCGTTGCTGAGGTCGAAGGTCAGGTTCAGGCTCGGCAGGACGTAGGTGTACTTGTCGCCGTCGTCGGTCGACATCGGGTTGGCGACGTCGTTCGGGTTGACGGCCACGCCGGTCGAGAACTGGTCGGTGTGGACGACCTGCAGGCCGGCGTTGCCCTTGACCGGGATCGAGCCCAGCGTGCTGTCGATGCCGAACTTGGCGTAGGCCAGGTGGACCTCTTCGCGCACCGACCAGTTGCGGGTCTGCACGGCGGGGTTCTGGTCGGCGATCAGGGTGTAGACGCCGTTGTTCAGCAGATACATCGGGTCATAGGCCAGCATGCTCTTGATGCCGATCATGTCGAGGCTGACCGTGCCGATGATCGCCGCGGCCGGGATGGCCCGGCTGGTCGGCGCGCCGTCGGCGATGCGGCCGCCGAACGTCAGGAAGCTTTCGTGCACTTCCTTGGACTTCTCGCGCAGGCTGCCGTTGTAGGCGATCTCGACGCTGCTGATCGGGCCCCAGGACAGATCGCGCTTGGCGGCCAGCTTGATGGCCTTCAGTTCGTCCTCGATCTCCGGGGTGTTGTAGAAGCCGGCCTGGGTCAGCGCCCCGCCGGCCGCGCCCGCGCCCCAGCCCTGCGGGTCGGTCAGCACGATCTGGTTGGGGTTGGCGTAGTCCAGCGTCGAGCTGAACATGGTGCCGGCGCCGGGCGTGGTGGTGAAGCTCAGGGTGTCGGTCGCGCCGACGCCGCTGGGGCCGGTGCCCGAATAGGACTCGAAGATCACGTCCTTGCGCTCGGCGTGCGACCAGGAGAGGTCGGCGATCGCCGTCCAGCCGTTGTCGAACGTGTAGGCGGTGTTCCAGCCCAGCGAGGCCAGCTTGGCGTTGCGGGTGTTGAGGTCGTTGCGCATCACGCCCTTGACCCCGGTGTAGGCGCCCGAGGTCACGAAGCCGTCGGTGACGGTGTAGCCCGGCTGCAGCGTGGCCGAGCTCCAGTAGAGCGGCAACTCGATGCCGCGCAGGATCTGCTTTTCCTTGAACTCGGAATAGTAGGCGTCGAGCGAGGTGTGGAACTTGTCGTTCGGCTTGTACTCGAGCACGCCGATCACGCCGGTGCGCTTGAGGTTGTTCGACTGGTTGTAGGGCTTGGCGCCGCCGATCACCAGGTCGTTGGCCGCGCCGGTGGTGGGGTAGCCCCAGGCGTTGAAGCGGCGGCTCTGCGTGGGCGAGGAGATGTGCGAGACCGAAACGGCCACGCCGACGGTGTCGTCGGCGAACTGGTCGACGAAGGTGGCGCTGAAGCGGCCGCCCTTGTCCTTGGCGTCGGGGTTCAGCTTCTTTTCGCCGTTCATCTCGTAGCGGGCGTTGGCCGAGATGACCGTCTTGCCGTAGTCGAGCGGGCGGATCGTGCGCAGGTCGACGGTGGCGGCCAGGCCTTGGCCGATGACGCCGGCGTCCGGCGTCTTGTAGACGACCACGCCGCTGAGGATTTCCGACGGATACTGGTCGAACTCGACGCCGCGGTTGTCGCCGGTCGAGACCTGCTCGCGGCCGTTCAGCAGCACGGTGTTGAAGTCGGGGCCCAGGCCCCGGACCGAGATCTGCTGGGCGCGGCCGTCGAGGCGCTGGGCGGTCAGGCCGGGCAGGCGGGCCAGGGATTCGGCGATCGAGGTGTCGGGCAGCTTGCCGATGTCTTCGGCCGAGACCGTCTCGACGATCGAGCTCGAGGCCTTCTTCAGGGCGATCGAGTTCTCGATCGAGGCCCGGATGCCGGTGACGGTGATTTCCTCGACGGTGGTGTCCTGCACCGGAGCGGCGGCGTCCTGCGCCTGGGCCGCGCCCGCCGTGACCAGCAGCGCCAGGCCCGTACCGCCCATCAGCGCCGCGCGGCGCAGTTTGAATCGGATATCCATGATCCTCCCTCCCTAAGTCGGTCCGCGCGGTTCCGCCGCGCTGGCTTGCGCAAATTACTGCAAATGACTTGCGGCTTTTGCAACTGAAAAATGGACGGATTGTCATGTTCCGTGACGTCAGTTCGCCGTATAGCCATGATTCATTGGGTTTTTGCGGCCTTTTCGCCACAGTGCGGCGTGGCTGTCGGGCCGGATCGCGCGGCGAATGGATTGACAGCCTGCAAACGGCTTTGCAAATCTATGCAAAATTGATCTGGCGGCGAAACCGCCGATGATCGACACGCTAGGGATGGAGGGGCAGGGGATGGACACCCGCAATCGGTGGGGGCGGCTAGCGGCCGCGCTCGGCTGCGCCGGCATGGCGCTGACCGCCGCGCCGGCCCTTTCGGCCCAGCCCGCGACATCCTTCCGCGACCGGCTTCCTCAGGACGAGGTGATCTACTTCGTGCTGGCCGACCGCTTCGCCAACGGCGATCCGTCCAACGATCGCGGCGGCCTTTCCGGCGATCGCCTGGCCACCGGCTACGACCCGGCCGACAAGGGCTTCTTCCACGGCGGCGACTTCAAGGGGCTGACCGGCAAGCTCGACTACGTGCAGGGCCTGGGCGCGACGGCGATCTGGCTGGCGCCGATCTTCGTCAACAAGCCGGTGCAGGGCCCCAAGGGCCAGGAAAGCGCCGCCTATCACGGCTACTGGATCACCGACTTCACCGACGTCGACCCGCACCTGGGAACGAAGGCCGACTTCAAGGCCCTGGTCGACGCCGCCCATGCGCGGGGGATGAAGGTCTATCTCGACATCGTCATCAACCACACGGCCGACGTCATCAAGCTGAAGGAGTGCGAGGGCCGCCGCTGCGAGTACCGGAGCAAGGCCGACTATCCGGTCAGCCGGCGCGGCGGCGTGTCGGGGGCGGCGATCAACGCCGGTTTCGCCGGCGACGCCGACGGCTCGGAAGCCAATTTCGCGAAGCTGACCCGGCCCGACTTCGCCTACACGCCGTATGTCCCGGCGGCCGAGGCCAGGGTCAAGAAGCCCGACTGGCTGAACGACCCGATCTGGTATCATAACCGCGGCGAGAGCGACTTCGTCGGCGAGAGCTCGCTCTATGGCGACTTCGCCGGGCTCGACGACCTCTACACCGAGCATCCGCGCGTCGTTCAGGGCTTCATCGACATCTACGGCCAGTGGATCGACGAGTTCGGGATCGACGGCTTCCGCGTCGACACCGCCCGTCACGTGAACCCGGAGTTCTGGCAGGCCTTCGTGCCGGCCATGCAGGCGCGGGCCAAGGCGCGGGGCATTCCCAACTTCCACATCTTCGCCGAGGTCGCCGACCCGGATCCGGTGGCCCTGGCCCGCTCGACCGTCGTCGACGGCTTTCCGGCCGCGCTGGACTTCGCCTTCCAGAAGGCGGTGACCGAGGTCGTCGCGGGCAAGGCGGGGACCGATCGCTTCGCCGCGCTCTACGCCGCCGACGCCCTCTATCGCGGCGGCGAGGCGGGCGGGCCGCAGATTCCGACCTTCCTGGGCAACCACGACATGGGGCGTTTCGGTCGCCGGCTGGTGAAGGGTCTGCCTGACGCCTCCGACGCCGAGCTCGTCCAGCGCAACGTGCTCGCCCACGCCATGCTGATGTTCCTGCGCGGCGCCCCGACCCTCTACTATGGCGACGAGCAGGGCTTCACCGGCGACGGCGACGACAAGGACGCTCGCGAGGACATGTTCGCCAGCCAGGTCGCGGTCTACAACGACAATCGCCTGATCGGCGGCAAGGGCGGTTCGGCCGATCGCTACGATGCGACCGCGCCGCTCTATCGCGCGGTTTCCGGCATGGCCAAGGTCCGCGCGGCCGAGCCCGCCCTGCGCTCCGGTCGCCAGCTCGTGCGCGCCGCCGGCGACAAGCCCGGCCTGCTGGCCGTCTCCCGCATCCTCCAGGGCCGCGAGGTCCTGGTCCTGTTCAACACCGGCGCGGCGCCGGTGGACGCCCACGTCGAGGTCGAGACGACCTCGGCGGTCTGGCGCTCGGCCGTGGGCGCCTGCGCCCCGGCCGCGACGGCGCCCGGCAGCTATCGCGTGACCATCGCGCCGCTCGACTACAAGATCTGCGTCTCGGAGGGCGCGCACCAGTGACGACCGAAAGCTTGACCAAGCCCGCCGCCCATCCCGTTTCCGCAAGCAGCGCCGAGTGGTGGCGCGGCGCGGTGATCTATCAGGTCTATCCGCGCAGCTACGCCGACTCCAACGACGACGGGGTGGGCGACCTGCCCGGGATCACCGCGCGCCTCGAGCACATCGCCTCGCTGGGCGTCGACGCGATCTGGCTGTCGCCGTTCTTCGCCTCGCCGATGAAGGACTTCGGCTACGACGTGGCCGACTATCGCGACGTCGATCCGATCTTCGGAACCCTCGCCGACTTCGACGCCCTGATCGACAAGGCCCATCGCCTGGGCGTGAAGATCATCATCGACCTGGTCTTCTCGCACACCAGCGACGAGCACGCCTGGTTCGCGGAAGGCCGCGAGAGCCGGGATAATCCGTATGCGGATTGGTACGTCTGGGCCGACGCCAAGCCCGACGGCTCGCCGCCGTCCAACTGGCAGTCGGTGTTCGGCGGCCCGGCCTGGACCTGGGACGCGCGGCGCGGCCAGTACTACATGCACAACTTCCTGGCCTCGCAGCCGCAGCTGAACCTGCACAACCCCAAGGTCCAGGAAGCCCTGCTCGACATCACCCGCTTCTGGCTGGAGCGGGGCGTGGACGGCTTCCGCTTCGACGCCATCAACTTCTCGATGCACGACCCGGCCCTGCGGGACAACCCGCCCTTGCCGCCGGGCGGCAAGCGCACGCGGCCGTTCGACTTCCAGGACAAGGTGTTCAACCAGGGCCACCCGGACATCCCGAAGTTCCTGTCCCGCCTGCGCGCCCTGACCGACCAGTACGAGGGCCGCTTCTCGGTGGCCGAGATCGGCGGCGACCGCGCCGACGAGGAGATGAAGCTGTTCACGGCCGGCGAGGACCGGCTCAACAGCGCCTACAGCTTCCTCTACCTCTATGCCGACGAACTGAAGGACGAACTGGTGCGTGGCGGAGCCAGCGCCTGGCCAGGCGTGGACGGCGAGGGCTGGCCGTCCTGGACCTTCTCCAACCACGACGCGCCCCGGGCGGTGTCGCGCTGGGCGCGCGGCCGCGACCGCAAGGCCTTCGCCGAGATGGCGCTGCTGCTGCTGATGACCCTGCGCGGCAACGTCTTCGTCTACCAGGGCGAGGAGCTGGGCCTGCCGCAGGCGCACGTGCCGTTCGAACGGCTGGTCGATCCCGAGGCCATCGCCAACTGGCCCCAGACCCTGGGCCGCGACGGCGCCCGCACGCCGATGCCGTGGACGGCGGGGGCGGTCAACGCCGGCTTCTCCACCGTCGAGCCGTGGCTGCCGGTCGATCGGGCGCACCTGCCGCTGTCGGTCGACGCCCAGGAGGCCGACCCGGCCTCGACCCTGCACGCCGCGCGCCGCCTGATCGGCCTGCGCGGCCGGTGGCCGGCGCTGAGGACTGGCGGCATGCATCTGATCGACACCAACACCCCGCTCCTGGTGTTCGAGCGCGGCGAGGGCGAGGCGGCCCTGCTGTGCGTGTTCAACATCGGCTTCGAGGCCGTGGCCTGGGACCTGCCGGACGGCTGGACGGTCGTCGACAGCGTCAACCTCGGCGCGCCGGGTTTCGTGCCGCCGCTGGGCGGCCTGCTGGCGAAGCGGGGCGCTGCGTGAAAGCCCTCCCCCTCGATGGGGGAGGGCTGGGTGGGGGTGATCCCGCGTCGGCTGGCTGGCTTGGCCGGCGCCGCGTCACCCCCATCCCCGGCCCTTCCCCCATCGAGGGGGAAGGGAGGAGGTCAGCCCCCGCAGCTTTCCCGGATGATCAAATCCGTCGGCACCCGCTCAGACCGGCTGGCGCCCTGGCCGCTGGCGTCCAGCAGTTTGGACACCATCAGCCGGCCGGCCTTGGCGGTGTCCTGCGAGATCGTCGACAGGGCCGGTCGCGAGTAGCGGGCGAACGGCACGTCGTCGTAGCCGATCACCGAGACGTCGCCGGGCACCGACAGGCCCGCGTGCTGCAGGGCGCGGATGGCGCCCAGGGCGATCAGGTCGGAGGCGGCCACGACGCCGTCGAACTTCACGCCGCGCTGGATGAGGCTGTCGATGCTGGCCTCGGCCGACTCGACCTCGAAGTGGGCCGGCACCACCAGGTCGGGATCCACGCCCAGGCCGAACTGTTCGACCGCGTCGAGATAACCGCGGTGGCGCTGCATGGCCTCGGGGGCCTCGGTATCGCCCAGGAAGACGATGCGCTTTCGCCCGAGACGCGCCAGGTGCAGCGTCGCGCGCTTGGCCCCCAGCGGGTTGTCCGAGCCCACCGAGCAGTAGGCCTGGTCGGGCAGTTGCGCGCCCCAGACCACGAAGCGGGCTTCCGTCTCGGCCAGGCGGTTGAAGGCGGTGTGCAGCCAGGACTGGCCCAGGAAGATCACCCCGTCCGCCCGGCTGGTGGTCATGGCCGCCGACAGGTCCTCGAAGCTGCCCGGGGCCACGTGGCTGACCAGGATGTCGCATCCCCGCTCGCGGGCGGCTTCGCCGACGCCGGCGAACAGCTCGAGGAAGAACGGATCCGACAGCCGGCCCTCGCGGTGCTGCGGACGCGGCACGACGATGGCGATCGTGCCCTCGGCGCCGATGGGGCCGGCGGGCATGTAGCGGCGGAACGGATAGTCCATCTCGCGCGCCAGCTTCCAGATCAGCTGCTTGGTGCGCTGGTTGACGGCGGGGCTGTCGTTCAGCGCCCGCGAGGCGGTGGAGATCGAGACGCCGGCCATCCTGGCCAGGTCTTCCAGACGCGTCGCCCCCTTGCTCACCGTGTTCCGTCCCCGTCGGCTCTGGCGTCCAAGACTGCCGCTGCAAATCTTGCCGCAAAATTTTTCACTGACCTGTTTAACGCATCGCCCGCCGCGCTTGGCAAGTGCGGCGAGGCAAGGTTTTCCGGAGTAGAAGCATGATCCTGCGCCTTCTCGCCGCGGCCGTCCTGGCCCTGGCGGCCTCGCCGTCGCTGGCGGCGGTCACCGCCACCGCGACCTCGCCCGACAAGGTGCTGAGCGTGTCGGTCACCACCGACAACGACGGCCAGCCGACCTATACGGTCAGCCGTCTGGGCCGGCCGGTGATCGCCCCGTCGAAGCTGGGCTTCATCCTGGTCGACGCGCCCAAGCTGCAGCGCAATTTCGAGGTCGCCGACCAGAAGATCCGCAGCGTCGACGAGACCTGGGACCTGCCCTGGGGCGAGCGCAAGAGCGTGCGCAATCGCTTCAACGAGCTGCGTGTGACCCTGGTCGAGAAGACTCCGCTGCATCGGCGCCTGGACGTGGTGTTCCGGCTCTATGACGACGGCCTGGGCTTCCGCTACGAGTTTCCCGAGCAGGCCAATCTGAAGACCGCTCGCATCGGCGAGGAACTGACCGAGTTCTCGCTCGTGGACGAGGCCACGGCCTGGTGGATTCCGGCCTACGAATGGAACCGCGAGGAATATCTCTACAATCGCACGCCGGTCGAAGAGGTCGGGATCGCCCAGACCCCGATGACCGTGCGCACCAGGGACGGGCTGCACGTCTCGATCCACGAGGCGTCGCTGGTCGACTATGCCGGCATGAACCTGACCCGCGCCCAGGATCGCCGCTTCAAGGCCAGCCTGACCCCGGGGATCGGCGAGGCCAAGGTCGAGCGGACGGCGCCGTTCCCCACGCCCTGGCGCACCCTGCAGATCGCCGACAGCGCCGGCGGCCTGGTGTCCTCCAGCCTGATCCTGAACCTCAACGAGCCCAACAAGCTGGGCGACGTCTCGTGGATCAAGCCGATGAAGTATGTCGGCGTCTGGTGGGAGATGCACCTCGACCACAAGACCTGGGGCTCGGGTCCCAAGCACGGCGCGACCAATGAGAACGTGATCCGTCATATCGACTTCGCCGCCAGGCATGGCCTGGGCGGGGTGCTGGTCGAGGGCTGGAACAAGGGCTGGGACGGCGCCTGGTTCGCCGACGGCTCGGAGTTCAGCTTCACGCAATCCTACCCGGACTTCGACCTGAAGAAGCTGACCGACTACGCCCGCAAGAAGGGCGTCGTGCTGATCGGTCACCACGAGACGGCCGGCAACACCGTCGTCTACGAGCGCCAGATGGACGCCGCCTTCGACCTCTACAAGTCGGTGGGCGTGCCGGCCGTGAAGACTGGCTACGTGGCCGACGCCGGCGGCGCGCAGGTGACGGGGGCGGACGGCAAGGTCCACTTCGCCTGGCACGAAAGCCAGCCGATGGCGCGGCATCACCTGCGGGT includes:
- a CDS encoding TonB-dependent receptor, which gives rise to MDIRFKLRRAALMGGTGLALLVTAGAAQAQDAAAPVQDTTVEEITVTGIRASIENSIALKKASSSIVETVSAEDIGKLPDTSIAESLARLPGLTAQRLDGRAQQISVRGLGPDFNTVLLNGREQVSTGDNRGVEFDQYPSEILSGVVVYKTPDAGVIGQGLAATVDLRTIRPLDYGKTVISANARYEMNGEKKLNPDAKDKGGRFSATFVDQFADDTVGVAVSVSHISSPTQSRRFNAWGYPTTGAANDLVIGGAKPYNQSNNLKRTGVIGVLEYKPNDKFHTSLDAYYSEFKEKQILRGIELPLYWSSATLQPGYTVTDGFVTSGAYTGVKGVMRNDLNTRNAKLASLGWNTAYTFDNGWTAIADLSWSHAERKDVIFESYSGTGPSGVGATDTLSFTTTPGAGTMFSSTLDYANPNQIVLTDPQGWGAGAAGGALTQAGFYNTPEIEDELKAIKLAAKRDLSWGPISSVEIAYNGSLREKSKEVHESFLTFGGRIADGAPTSRAIPAAAIIGTVSLDMIGIKSMLAYDPMYLLNNGVYTLIADQNPAVQTRNWSVREEVHLAYAKFGIDSTLGSIPVKGNAGLQVVHTDQFSTGVAVNPNDVANPMSTDDGDKYTYVLPSLNLTFDLSNETLLRVGLARTLARARMDELRASQSFNQNPAYLTSTNPSQSYFSANGGNPRLRPYISDGIDVSLEKYFGRSAYVSVAAYYKKLSNYVNSNSSSYKDFAAFTYLLTPTQQQQLGTTVGLVTGPDNGKGGYIRGVEFSTSLQGDLLWEPLRHFGLQFSASLTDSEVKLEDDMDPIDMPGLSKKVVNTTFYYENNGFNARISNRYRGKFLGEVAGLSAARIYRTVGAESVLDAQIGYEFREGRFEGLSLMLQANNITDEPFKTYENGDKRRTIDYQKYGTTYMFGVAYKF
- a CDS encoding alpha-amylase family glycosyl hydrolase, yielding MDTRNRWGRLAAALGCAGMALTAAPALSAQPATSFRDRLPQDEVIYFVLADRFANGDPSNDRGGLSGDRLATGYDPADKGFFHGGDFKGLTGKLDYVQGLGATAIWLAPIFVNKPVQGPKGQESAAYHGYWITDFTDVDPHLGTKADFKALVDAAHARGMKVYLDIVINHTADVIKLKECEGRRCEYRSKADYPVSRRGGVSGAAINAGFAGDADGSEANFAKLTRPDFAYTPYVPAAEARVKKPDWLNDPIWYHNRGESDFVGESSLYGDFAGLDDLYTEHPRVVQGFIDIYGQWIDEFGIDGFRVDTARHVNPEFWQAFVPAMQARAKARGIPNFHIFAEVADPDPVALARSTVVDGFPAALDFAFQKAVTEVVAGKAGTDRFAALYAADALYRGGEAGGPQIPTFLGNHDMGRFGRRLVKGLPDASDAELVQRNVLAHAMLMFLRGAPTLYYGDEQGFTGDGDDKDAREDMFASQVAVYNDNRLIGGKGGSADRYDATAPLYRAVSGMAKVRAAEPALRSGRQLVRAAGDKPGLLAVSRILQGREVLVLFNTGAAPVDAHVEVETTSAVWRSAVGACAPAATAPGSYRVTIAPLDYKICVSEGAHQ
- a CDS encoding alpha-amylase family glycosyl hydrolase, with product MTTESLTKPAAHPVSASSAEWWRGAVIYQVYPRSYADSNDDGVGDLPGITARLEHIASLGVDAIWLSPFFASPMKDFGYDVADYRDVDPIFGTLADFDALIDKAHRLGVKIIIDLVFSHTSDEHAWFAEGRESRDNPYADWYVWADAKPDGSPPSNWQSVFGGPAWTWDARRGQYYMHNFLASQPQLNLHNPKVQEALLDITRFWLERGVDGFRFDAINFSMHDPALRDNPPLPPGGKRTRPFDFQDKVFNQGHPDIPKFLSRLRALTDQYEGRFSVAEIGGDRADEEMKLFTAGEDRLNSAYSFLYLYADELKDELVRGGASAWPGVDGEGWPSWTFSNHDAPRAVSRWARGRDRKAFAEMALLLLMTLRGNVFVYQGEELGLPQAHVPFERLVDPEAIANWPQTLGRDGARTPMPWTAGAVNAGFSTVEPWLPVDRAHLPLSVDAQEADPASTLHAARRLIGLRGRWPALRTGGMHLIDTNTPLLVFERGEGEAALLCVFNIGFEAVAWDLPDGWTVVDSVNLGAPGFVPPLGGLLAKRGAA
- a CDS encoding LacI family DNA-binding transcriptional regulator, translating into MCSGSLGRQSRRGRNTVSKGATRLEDLARMAGVSISTASRALNDSPAVNQRTKQLIWKLAREMDYPFRRYMPAGPIGAEGTIAIVVPRPQHREGRLSDPFFLELFAGVGEAARERGCDILVSHVAPGSFEDLSAAMTTSRADGVIFLGQSWLHTAFNRLAETEARFVVWGAQLPDQAYCSVGSDNPLGAKRATLHLARLGRKRIVFLGDTEAPEAMQRHRGYLDAVEQFGLGVDPDLVVPAHFEVESAEASIDSLIQRGVKFDGVVAASDLIALGAIRALQHAGLSVPGDVSVIGYDDVPFARYSRPALSTISQDTAKAGRLMVSKLLDASGQGASRSERVPTDLIIRESCGG
- a CDS encoding glycoside hydrolase family 97 protein — translated: MILRLLAAAVLALAASPSLAAVTATATSPDKVLSVSVTTDNDGQPTYTVSRLGRPVIAPSKLGFILVDAPKLQRNFEVADQKIRSVDETWDLPWGERKSVRNRFNELRVTLVEKTPLHRRLDVVFRLYDDGLGFRYEFPEQANLKTARIGEELTEFSLVDEATAWWIPAYEWNREEYLYNRTPVEEVGIAQTPMTVRTRDGLHVSIHEASLVDYAGMNLTRAQDRRFKASLTPGIGEAKVERTAPFPTPWRTLQIADSAGGLVSSSLILNLNEPNKLGDVSWIKPMKYVGVWWEMHLDHKTWGSGPKHGATNENVIRHIDFAARHGLGGVLVEGWNKGWDGAWFADGSEFSFTQSYPDFDLKKLTDYARKKGVVLIGHHETAGNTVVYERQMDAAFDLYKSVGVPAVKTGYVADAGGAQVTGADGKVHFAWHESQPMARHHLRVLEAAAKRQIAINAHEPIKDTGLRRTWPNWISREGARGMEFSAWGQPGNPPEHEANLVFTRLLAGPMDYTPGIFGMKTKAPDGVATTWAKQLALYVVIYSPIQMAADLLENYEANPGPFKFIEDVPVDWADTRVINGEIGDFVTIARKDRKSDDWYLGAISDEQGRVLSAPLSFLDPGRKYRAEIYRDGEKADWKTAPQDIVIESREVTAADVLELKLAPGGGQAIRFVALKK